Proteins from one Mycolicibacter virginiensis genomic window:
- a CDS encoding DUF732 domain-containing protein — MKKHLLFATIAAGFAVGLIGAPIASADDEGFLNELRSNGFPGLTLGDQQLPDGVVVANGWMACNRLRLGEKPEQTLAQVNPNDADKGRMLINAAQHHLCPDTL; from the coding sequence GTGAAAAAGCACCTGCTATTCGCCACCATCGCAGCAGGGTTCGCCGTGGGCTTGATCGGCGCACCCATCGCGAGCGCAGACGACGAGGGATTCCTCAACGAACTGCGGTCCAATGGGTTTCCGGGCCTGACGCTGGGAGACCAGCAGTTGCCCGACGGCGTGGTGGTGGCCAACGGTTGGATGGCCTGCAACCGACTGCGTCTGGGCGAGAAGCCCGAACAGACGCTGGCCCAGGTGAACCCGAACGATGCCGACAAGGGCCGCATGCTGATCAATGCCGCGCAGCATCACCTGTGCCCCGACACCCTCTGA
- the groES gene encoding co-chaperone GroES: MASVNIKPLEDKILVQANEAETTTASGLVIPDTAKEKPQEGTVVAVGPGRWDESGSKRIPLDVAEGDVVVYSKYGGTEIKYGGQEYLILSARDVLAIVGK, encoded by the coding sequence GTGGCGAGCGTGAACATCAAGCCACTCGAGGACAAGATCCTCGTTCAGGCCAACGAGGCCGAGACCACGACCGCTTCCGGTCTGGTCATTCCGGACACTGCCAAGGAGAAGCCGCAGGAAGGCACTGTCGTCGCCGTCGGCCCCGGCCGGTGGGACGAGAGTGGCAGCAAGCGGATCCCGCTGGACGTCGCTGAGGGTGACGTCGTCGTGTACAGCAAGTACGGCGGCACCGAGATCAAGTACGGCGGCCAGGAGTACCTGATCCTGTCCGCGCGCGACGTGCTGGCCATCGTCGGCAAGTAG
- a CDS encoding TetR/AcrR family transcriptional regulator, whose amino-acid sequence MVAKIVTSTAWLLHRHPPEQITTNLIAEKADISKGSIYQYFANKEQIIDAAVERLAAEQAPAIEDMLRAITLDRPASAMEASIDILIDYTITNRRLIRYLAQRPDHLRAFENVSGLNATLLAMTTLHMSHYRSQYRDELSPSALAWLFFNMAVATTMRYIESDDPISLDELRAGLKFASAGLLAPSPLG is encoded by the coding sequence ATGGTCGCAAAAATAGTGACGTCGACGGCGTGGCTACTGCATCGGCATCCGCCCGAGCAGATCACCACCAATCTGATCGCCGAGAAGGCGGATATCAGCAAGGGATCGATCTATCAGTACTTCGCGAACAAGGAGCAGATCATCGACGCCGCGGTGGAGCGGCTGGCCGCCGAACAGGCGCCCGCGATCGAGGACATGCTGCGGGCGATCACGTTGGACCGGCCGGCCTCAGCGATGGAAGCATCGATCGACATCCTCATCGACTACACGATCACCAACCGTCGGCTGATTCGCTACCTCGCCCAACGGCCGGATCATCTGCGCGCGTTCGAGAACGTCTCCGGGCTCAACGCCACCTTGTTGGCCATGACCACACTGCACATGAGTCACTACCGCAGCCAATACCGCGACGAACTGAGCCCGAGCGCTCTGGCTTGGCTGTTCTTCAACATGGCCGTGGCAACGACCATGCGCTACATCGAGTCCGACGACCCGATCTCGCTCGACGAACTGCGGGCCGGGCTGAAATTCGCTTCGGCCGGACTGCTGGCGCCCAGCCCGTTGGGTTAG
- a CDS encoding ferritin-like domain-containing protein, giving the protein MTTKDKYTQVPASDSWQVPSAGDACFTWEYDDGRARLLSLYQKGKDKQWDAQLRIDWDQDVDPMNPLGLPDDFHPLFGSPMWDAADDKRRAEMRQHHQSWQFSQFLHGEQGAMVCAAKIVEVVPDLDAKFYAATQTMDEARHVEAFSRFLQDKAEMVYPVNKHLTALLGDTLRDSRWDMPYLGMQVLIEGLALAAFGVLRDVSAEGSLAKQILAYVMQDEARHVAFGRISLKDYYSALTEAERDEREEFVVDACYLMRDRFRGEEVFETLGLNVTECAQWVDASPLMTQFRSHLFSRIVPIVKDIGLWGPKVQKAFRDMGVLDMAGFNIDALMKADEDQAEALDRAHAEMAERAVEVNEVIAAGSS; this is encoded by the coding sequence ATGACCACGAAGGACAAATACACGCAGGTTCCTGCGTCCGATTCCTGGCAGGTCCCCAGTGCCGGCGACGCGTGCTTCACCTGGGAGTACGACGACGGCCGGGCCCGGCTTCTGTCGCTGTACCAAAAGGGCAAGGACAAGCAGTGGGATGCCCAGTTGCGTATCGATTGGGACCAAGATGTCGACCCGATGAATCCGCTCGGGCTCCCTGACGACTTCCATCCCCTGTTCGGCAGCCCGATGTGGGACGCCGCAGACGACAAGCGTCGCGCCGAGATGCGCCAGCACCATCAGTCCTGGCAGTTCTCGCAGTTTCTGCACGGCGAGCAGGGGGCGATGGTGTGCGCGGCCAAGATCGTCGAGGTCGTTCCGGACCTGGACGCGAAGTTCTACGCGGCCACCCAAACCATGGACGAGGCCCGCCACGTCGAGGCGTTCTCACGGTTCTTGCAGGACAAGGCCGAGATGGTCTACCCGGTGAACAAGCACTTGACTGCGTTGTTGGGCGACACCCTGCGTGACTCTCGTTGGGATATGCCCTATCTGGGCATGCAAGTCCTCATCGAGGGGCTTGCGCTTGCCGCGTTCGGCGTGCTGCGTGACGTGTCGGCGGAGGGCTCGCTGGCCAAGCAGATATTGGCCTACGTCATGCAGGACGAGGCCCGCCACGTCGCGTTCGGTCGAATCTCCTTGAAGGACTACTACTCTGCGCTGACCGAGGCGGAGCGCGACGAGCGTGAAGAGTTCGTCGTGGACGCCTGCTACCTGATGCGCGACCGGTTCCGGGGCGAAGAGGTGTTTGAGACCCTCGGCCTGAACGTCACCGAGTGTGCGCAGTGGGTCGACGCGTCGCCGTTGATGACCCAGTTCCGCTCACACCTGTTCAGCCGCATTGTGCCGATCGTCAAGGACATCGGGTTGTGGGGGCCCAAGGTGCAGAAGGCGTTCCGGGACATGGGTGTGCTCGACATGGCCGGATTCAACATCGACGCGCTGATGAAAGCCGACGAGGACCAAGCCGAAGCCCTGGACCGGGCACACGCCGAGATGGCCGAGCGGGCCGTAGAGGTCAACGAGGTGATCGCGGCGGGCTCGAGCTAA
- a CDS encoding WhiB family transcriptional regulator: MPQVEQLPGRNADVWDWQLRGACRGVDSSVFFPPDGERGRARAQREQNAKKWCRSCPVLEQCRTHALAVGEPYGIWGGMSEAERHAALRCNLRPSG, from the coding sequence ATGCCACAGGTTGAGCAATTGCCCGGCCGCAACGCGGACGTATGGGATTGGCAGCTCCGGGGAGCATGTCGAGGGGTCGACTCATCGGTGTTCTTCCCGCCCGACGGCGAGCGCGGCCGCGCCCGGGCCCAGCGCGAGCAGAACGCCAAGAAGTGGTGCCGCAGTTGCCCGGTGCTGGAGCAGTGCCGGACGCACGCACTCGCCGTAGGTGAGCCCTATGGCATCTGGGGCGGCATGTCCGAAGCCGAGCGGCACGCCGCGTTGCGCTGCAACCTGCGCCCCAGCGGCTGA
- a CDS encoding DUF5319 domain-containing protein, translated as MRDHLPPGLPPDPFADDPHDPSAALDAVEPGQPLDPQERTAVEADLADLAVYEALLAHRGIRGLVVCCDDCQQDHYHDWDMLRANLLQLLIDGTVRPHEPAYDPEPDSYVTWDYCRGYADASLNGATSEADGYR; from the coding sequence GTGCGTGACCACCTGCCACCCGGTTTGCCGCCCGACCCGTTCGCCGACGATCCGCATGACCCGTCTGCCGCACTGGACGCCGTCGAACCGGGCCAGCCGCTGGACCCGCAGGAACGGACCGCAGTCGAGGCTGACCTCGCCGATCTGGCGGTCTACGAAGCGTTACTGGCGCACAGGGGAATTCGCGGCCTGGTGGTGTGCTGCGACGACTGCCAGCAGGACCATTACCACGACTGGGACATGTTGCGCGCCAACCTGCTGCAGCTGCTCATCGACGGCACCGTCCGGCCGCACGAGCCGGCCTACGACCCGGAACCGGACAGTTACGTGACGTGGGATTACTGCCGCGGTTACGCCGATGCGTCGCTCAACGGGGCGACCTCGGAAGCCGACGGCTACCGCTGA
- a CDS encoding oxygenase MpaB family protein: MTSTPDLEAHQPAQDLEEIDDLEQIELIPPESLTAEHTGRWTFLILEGAAFMMQAMHPVIAEVTGRYSAAFHGDPGGRAIRSVDSVLRWTYGGTEAKAEGDRVRALHKPITMKSAETGKQISALHPESYQWVIATGYIINAQAGRLMIGREFTGAEKEELLRDNRRLARLLHVPMRGYPESQQEMADYYERMVDTLRGTPQALQLIADLQSGKVELPPTVPKLLAPLVQGALRPALRFNYLSVVGLLDPRLREKLGVTWSADEERQLTRIYTAIRIAYRVLPDRLTYFPLAYHARKHHQCLEKMKQRQEKSFAYHLPKGSG, from the coding sequence ATGACTTCTACACCCGATCTCGAGGCTCACCAGCCCGCCCAGGATCTCGAGGAGATCGACGACCTCGAGCAGATCGAACTCATTCCGCCGGAATCGCTGACCGCCGAGCACACCGGACGATGGACCTTCCTGATCCTGGAGGGCGCGGCGTTCATGATGCAGGCCATGCATCCGGTCATCGCCGAGGTCACCGGCCGCTACTCCGCGGCCTTCCACGGTGACCCGGGCGGCCGGGCGATCCGGTCGGTCGACTCGGTGCTGCGCTGGACCTATGGCGGAACCGAGGCCAAAGCCGAAGGTGATCGTGTTCGCGCACTGCACAAGCCGATCACCATGAAAAGTGCCGAAACCGGCAAGCAGATCAGCGCGCTGCACCCGGAGTCCTATCAGTGGGTGATCGCCACCGGCTACATCATCAATGCCCAGGCGGGGCGTTTGATGATCGGCCGCGAATTCACCGGCGCCGAAAAGGAAGAACTGCTGCGCGACAACCGCCGGCTGGCTCGACTGCTGCACGTGCCGATGCGTGGTTATCCCGAGTCGCAGCAGGAGATGGCCGACTACTACGAGCGGATGGTCGACACCCTGCGTGGTACGCCGCAGGCGCTGCAGTTGATCGCCGATCTACAGTCCGGAAAGGTCGAGCTGCCGCCCACGGTGCCGAAACTGTTGGCGCCGCTGGTGCAAGGCGCGCTACGACCGGCCCTGCGGTTCAACTATCTGTCGGTGGTCGGGCTGCTGGACCCGCGGCTCCGGGAGAAGCTCGGTGTCACCTGGAGCGCCGACGAGGAACGCCAGCTCACCCGCATCTACACCGCCATTCGGATCGCCTACCGGGTGCTGCCCGACCGGCTCACCTATTTCCCGCTGGCCTACCACGCCCGCAAGCACCACCAGTGCCTGGAGAAGATGAAGCAGCGCCAGGAGAAGTCGTTTGCCTACCACCTGCCGAAGGGCTCGGGATAA
- a CDS encoding NAD(P)-dependent oxidoreductase, whose translation MASRLVDAGHELVVCDSRREVVERAMGFGAQGTSSPREVADRAEIVLASLPSPQASAAVTDEVAAGTKVTLFIDLSTVGSAVAQRNHVTLAANGIAALDAPVSGGVGGAKQGTLAIMVSGPRAAFETAGPVLRELGRPFFVDEKPGTAQTMKLVNNLMAATTLAATAEVMVMGVKAGLDPQVMLDVLNAGSGGTHASRDKFPKAVLPRTFDYGFATGLMVKDIRLYLDEAQVLGLPRELADTVAAMWESTLRERGPESDFTSIVKVLEKAAGVTVEAISRSR comes from the coding sequence ATGGCCAGTCGGCTGGTCGATGCCGGCCACGAGCTGGTGGTCTGCGACAGCCGTCGTGAAGTGGTCGAGCGCGCAATGGGGTTCGGCGCACAGGGCACGTCTTCGCCGCGGGAGGTCGCCGATCGTGCCGAGATCGTGTTGGCCAGTCTGCCGTCACCACAGGCGTCGGCGGCGGTGACCGACGAGGTGGCCGCCGGCACGAAGGTCACGCTGTTCATCGACCTGTCGACGGTGGGAAGTGCAGTGGCGCAGCGCAATCACGTCACTCTGGCTGCCAACGGGATCGCGGCGCTGGACGCACCGGTCAGTGGCGGCGTCGGCGGGGCCAAGCAGGGCACCCTGGCCATCATGGTGTCGGGGCCGCGGGCAGCGTTCGAGACCGCCGGGCCGGTGTTGCGCGAACTCGGACGCCCGTTCTTCGTCGACGAGAAGCCCGGTACGGCACAGACGATGAAACTGGTGAACAACCTGATGGCGGCCACCACACTGGCCGCCACCGCCGAGGTCATGGTGATGGGCGTCAAGGCCGGCCTCGATCCGCAGGTGATGCTCGACGTACTCAATGCCGGCTCGGGAGGAACACACGCCAGCCGAGACAAGTTCCCCAAAGCCGTGCTGCCGCGCACCTTCGACTACGGGTTCGCCACCGGCCTGATGGTCAAGGACATCCGGCTCTACCTCGACGAAGCGCAAGTGCTCGGCCTGCCGCGGGAACTGGCCGACACAGTGGCCGCCATGTGGGAGTCCACGCTGCGGGAACGGGGCCCCGAGTCCGACTTCACCTCCATCGTCAAAGTGTTGGAGAAAGCCGCGGGCGTCACCGTGGAGGCGATCAGTAGAAGTCGTTGA
- a CDS encoding IS30 family transposase, producing MELLAAGWSTAQAAREVGVNVRTARDWRQGIRHVNNTRIYPDGRVVDYNHGTVYKQPVTSVTCDDTGPPAIDGRYLSIEDRVAIAEGLLGRDSLRAIADRIGKNVSTVSREVRRHSIDGRYLPYQADRVAVAARARPKGSKLVVNTVLREAVEEGLSRKLSPEQISRRLRRDHPDDESMWVSHETIYQALYFQARGGLKREVQQALRTGRTRRKPHRKDGERYQRFTDPMVMISDRPAEVEDRAIPGHWEGDLITGEKNQTAIGTLVERTTRYTMLLHLPGGHDAETVRDALIATMSTLPAHLRGSLTWDQGAEMAGHKQFSMATDMAVYFCDPASPWQRGSNENTNGLLRQYFPKGTDLSIYGPEDLEHVAQELNSRPRKTLGWDTPAERLRDLLLAN from the coding sequence ATGGAGCTGCTCGCGGCCGGCTGGTCAACCGCGCAGGCAGCTCGTGAGGTCGGTGTGAACGTACGGACCGCGCGGGACTGGCGCCAGGGGATTCGCCACGTCAACAACACGCGGATCTATCCCGATGGCCGGGTCGTGGACTACAACCACGGCACCGTCTACAAACAGCCTGTGACCAGTGTGACCTGCGATGACACCGGGCCGCCGGCGATTGACGGCCGGTATCTGTCGATCGAGGATCGGGTAGCGATCGCCGAGGGCCTGCTCGGGAGGGATTCGCTGCGGGCGATCGCCGACCGGATCGGCAAGAACGTCTCCACCGTCTCGCGGGAGGTCCGCAGACACAGCATTGATGGCCGATACCTGCCGTATCAGGCCGATCGTGTGGCAGTGGCGGCCCGGGCGCGGCCCAAGGGGTCCAAACTGGTGGTGAACACGGTCCTGCGGGAGGCGGTCGAGGAAGGCTTATCGCGCAAGCTCTCACCGGAGCAGATCTCGCGCCGCCTGCGCCGGGATCATCCCGACGACGAGAGCATGTGGGTGAGCCACGAAACGATCTACCAGGCCCTCTACTTCCAGGCCCGAGGTGGCTTGAAACGAGAAGTGCAGCAAGCACTTCGGACCGGACGAACGAGACGTAAACCGCACCGCAAAGACGGCGAACGCTATCAGCGGTTCACCGACCCGATGGTGATGATCAGCGACCGCCCCGCCGAAGTCGAAGACCGTGCGATCCCCGGGCATTGGGAAGGCGATCTGATCACCGGGGAGAAGAACCAGACCGCGATCGGCACCCTCGTCGAGCGAACGACGCGCTACACGATGCTGCTGCACCTACCGGGCGGGCATGACGCCGAGACCGTGCGCGATGCACTGATCGCAACTATGAGCACCCTGCCGGCACATCTGCGGGGGTCACTGACCTGGGACCAAGGCGCCGAGATGGCCGGGCACAAGCAGTTCAGCATGGCCACCGACATGGCCGTCTATTTCTGCGATCCGGCCAGCCCCTGGCAGCGTGGCAGCAACGAGAACACCAACGGACTGCTGCGGCAGTACTTCCCCAAAGGAACCGACCTGAGCATCTACGGACCCGAAGACCTCGAACACGTCGCCCAAGAGCTCAACAGCCGCCCACGCAAAACGCTCGGCTGGGATACCCCAGCCGAGCGCCTGCGTGATCTACTACTGGCCAACTAA
- a CDS encoding carboxymuconolactone decarboxylase family protein: MDQQTYDRGREIRTEVLGSAYVANAEHGDDFSKPFQDLVTEYCWGAVWGRDGLSHKIRSMLNLAMIATLNRPNELRTHVKGALTNGVTRDEIREVFMQVAIYAGVPAAVDSFRIAREVFVEYEKQQ, encoded by the coding sequence ATGGATCAACAGACCTACGACCGCGGTCGGGAGATCCGCACCGAGGTGCTGGGCAGTGCCTATGTCGCCAACGCCGAGCACGGAGACGACTTCTCGAAACCGTTCCAGGACCTGGTCACGGAGTATTGCTGGGGCGCGGTATGGGGGCGTGACGGCCTGTCGCACAAGATCCGCAGCATGCTCAACCTGGCCATGATCGCGACGCTCAACCGGCCCAACGAACTGCGCACCCACGTCAAGGGCGCGCTCACCAACGGCGTCACACGTGACGAGATCCGCGAGGTCTTCATGCAGGTGGCGATCTACGCCGGCGTCCCGGCCGCGGTGGACAGCTTCCGGATCGCTCGTGAGGTGTTCGTCGAGTACGAGAAGCAGCAGTGA
- a CDS encoding GlsB/YeaQ/YmgE family stress response membrane protein produces MNAVAATEFLARSTTLTSVGWIGYIVIGAIAGWIAGMAMKTKYGLLADVVVGVVGALIGGFLLSFVVDTASGGWWFTLFTAILGAMILLWLLRLFGREA; encoded by the coding sequence ATGAACGCAGTGGCGGCCACCGAATTCCTGGCCCGTTCCACAACGTTGACCAGTGTGGGGTGGATCGGCTACATCGTGATCGGCGCTATTGCCGGCTGGATCGCGGGTATGGCCATGAAGACCAAATATGGGCTGCTCGCCGACGTCGTCGTGGGTGTCGTCGGAGCGTTGATCGGCGGATTCCTGCTCAGCTTCGTCGTCGACACGGCGAGCGGCGGCTGGTGGTTCACCTTGTTCACCGCAATCCTGGGTGCGATGATCCTGCTCTGGCTGCTGCGCCTCTTCGGGCGCGAGGCGTAA
- the groL gene encoding chaperonin GroEL (60 kDa chaperone family; promotes refolding of misfolded polypeptides especially under stressful conditions; forms two stacked rings of heptamers to form a barrel-shaped 14mer; ends can be capped by GroES; misfolded proteins enter the barrel where they are refolded when GroES binds) produces the protein MSKQIEFNEAARRAMEAGVNKLADAVRVTLGPRGRTVVLAKSFGGPTVTMDGVTVARDVDLEDPFENLGAQLVKSVATKTNDVAGDGTTTATVLAQAIISGGLRNVAAGANPIALGNGIAKAADAVSEALLAAATPVSGKESIAQVANVSSRDEEIGELVGEAMTKVGSDGVVSVEESSTLSTELEITDGVGFDKGFLSAYFVTDFDSQEAVLEDALILLHRDKISSLPDLLPLLEKVVEANKPLLIIAEDVEGEPLSTLVVNAIRKTLKAVAVKAPYFGDRRKAFLEDLAIVTGAQVINPDVGLTLREAGLDVLGTARRVVVSKDDTVIVDGAGTAEAIAGRVKQLRAEIEATDSDWDREKLEERLAKLAGGVAVIKVGAATETALKERKHRVEDAVAAAKAAVEEGIVTGGGAALVQARAALSGLQSSLTGDEKQGVEVFAAALSAPLYWIATNAGVDGAVVTSKVAELPAGQGFNAATLSYGDLAADGVIDPVKVTRSAVLNAASVARMVLTTETAVVDKPVEVDAHAGHGHHGHAH, from the coding sequence ATGAGCAAGCAGATTGAGTTCAACGAGGCCGCGCGCCGGGCGATGGAAGCCGGCGTCAACAAGCTCGCCGACGCAGTCCGGGTGACGCTGGGTCCGCGCGGCCGCACGGTGGTGCTGGCCAAGTCCTTCGGCGGCCCGACGGTGACCATGGACGGTGTCACCGTGGCTCGCGACGTGGACCTGGAAGACCCGTTCGAGAACCTCGGCGCGCAGCTGGTGAAGTCGGTGGCCACCAAGACCAACGACGTGGCCGGCGACGGCACCACCACCGCCACCGTCCTGGCCCAGGCCATCATCTCCGGCGGGCTGCGCAACGTCGCGGCCGGCGCCAACCCGATCGCGCTGGGCAACGGCATCGCCAAGGCCGCCGACGCGGTCTCTGAGGCGCTGCTGGCCGCGGCCACCCCGGTCTCGGGCAAGGAATCGATCGCGCAGGTGGCCAACGTGTCCTCGCGTGACGAGGAGATCGGTGAGTTGGTCGGCGAGGCGATGACCAAGGTCGGCAGCGACGGCGTGGTCAGCGTGGAGGAGTCCTCGACGCTGTCTACCGAGCTGGAGATCACCGACGGTGTCGGCTTCGACAAGGGTTTCCTGTCGGCCTACTTCGTCACCGACTTCGACTCGCAGGAAGCCGTTCTCGAGGACGCGCTGATCCTGCTGCACCGCGACAAGATCAGCTCGCTGCCGGACCTGCTGCCGCTGCTGGAGAAGGTCGTCGAGGCGAACAAGCCGCTGCTGATCATCGCCGAGGACGTCGAGGGCGAGCCGCTGTCGACCCTGGTGGTCAACGCAATCCGCAAGACGCTCAAGGCGGTTGCCGTCAAGGCGCCCTACTTCGGTGACCGTCGCAAGGCGTTCCTGGAGGACCTCGCGATCGTCACTGGCGCCCAGGTGATCAACCCCGACGTCGGCCTGACACTGCGCGAGGCCGGCCTGGACGTGTTGGGCACGGCCCGCCGGGTGGTGGTCAGCAAGGACGACACCGTGATCGTCGACGGCGCCGGGACTGCCGAGGCCATCGCAGGACGGGTCAAGCAGCTGCGCGCCGAGATCGAGGCGACCGACTCCGACTGGGATCGCGAAAAGCTCGAGGAGCGGCTGGCGAAGTTGGCCGGCGGCGTGGCGGTGATCAAGGTCGGCGCAGCCACCGAGACCGCGCTCAAGGAGCGCAAGCACCGGGTCGAAGACGCGGTGGCGGCGGCCAAGGCTGCAGTGGAGGAGGGCATCGTCACTGGCGGTGGCGCGGCGCTGGTGCAGGCCCGTGCGGCGTTGTCGGGGCTGCAGTCCTCGCTGACCGGCGACGAGAAGCAGGGCGTGGAGGTGTTCGCCGCCGCGCTGAGCGCACCGCTGTACTGGATCGCCACCAACGCCGGCGTGGACGGTGCCGTGGTGACCAGCAAGGTCGCCGAGTTGCCGGCCGGGCAGGGCTTCAACGCCGCCACGCTGTCCTACGGTGACCTGGCTGCCGACGGTGTCATCGACCCGGTCAAGGTGACCCGGTCGGCGGTGCTCAACGCCGCGTCGGTGGCGCGGATGGTGCTGACCACCGAGACCGCTGTGGTCGACAAGCCCGTCGAGGTCGACGCGCACGCCGGCCACGGGCATCACGGGCACGCTCACTAG
- a CDS encoding PE-PPE domain-containing protein → MVLAASGAAIIQPVGILLAEAALLATTGPLAGSQTALILGGTGQPTPSPEYARSAEELYLNALGFNGGSTGSMVCHMDGTDPCSAPLQVLTTPELFQQSSLADATALVLAVEKEFDANPGAFDADHPLTIFGYSQSATAGSMAMAQLAAYGIPSDALHFVFIGNPSNPDGVWQHLEAAMDATLGTQFTDAFLSFTGMDDSIGSSTPNDLYPTTIYSLPTDPVANFVDSYAENGLWGALLNIFGPHVEYLGLTPEQIADATTITDGLLTYVNINDDDINGFDAWLNALLFNGVANSDPLQSLWDSLVLLFTNSY, encoded by the coding sequence ATGGTTCTCGCTGCGTCCGGCGCGGCGATCATCCAACCCGTCGGGATCCTGCTCGCCGAGGCGGCCCTGCTGGCCACCACCGGTCCCCTTGCTGGCAGCCAGACCGCACTGATCCTCGGCGGAACCGGCCAGCCGACGCCGTCACCGGAGTATGCACGCTCCGCAGAAGAGCTGTACCTCAACGCGCTGGGCTTCAACGGCGGCTCGACCGGCTCGATGGTCTGCCACATGGACGGCACCGACCCGTGCAGTGCCCCGCTACAGGTGCTGACGACACCCGAGCTGTTCCAGCAGAGCAGCCTTGCCGACGCAACAGCGCTCGTCCTGGCCGTGGAGAAGGAATTCGACGCAAACCCAGGAGCATTCGACGCCGACCACCCGCTGACAATCTTCGGCTACTCGCAGAGCGCCACCGCCGGGTCGATGGCCATGGCCCAACTCGCCGCGTACGGAATCCCCAGCGATGCACTGCATTTCGTATTCATCGGCAATCCCTCCAACCCGGACGGCGTCTGGCAACACCTGGAAGCTGCCATGGACGCGACACTGGGCACCCAGTTCACCGACGCCTTCCTCAGCTTCACCGGTATGGATGACAGCATCGGCAGCTCTACCCCGAATGACCTGTACCCCACCACCATCTACAGCCTGCCCACCGACCCGGTGGCCAACTTCGTGGACTCCTACGCCGAAAACGGCCTGTGGGGCGCGCTGCTGAACATCTTCGGGCCGCACGTGGAGTACTTGGGTCTGACCCCAGAGCAGATCGCCGACGCCACCACCATCACCGATGGCCTGCTGACCTACGTCAACATCAACGACGACGACATCAACGGCTTCGACGCCTGGCTCAACGCGCTGTTGTTCAACGGGGTCGCAAACAGCGATCCGCTCCAGAGCCTGTGGGACTCGCTGGTGCTGCTGTTCACCAATTCGTACTGA